The Thermoproteota archaeon genome segment AAAGAGCTTATAGAGCGAAGAACATATCAGATACACCACTGAGATACGAGATAGATCCCGAGGACATGTACAGAGCCTTCCTCGAAGCCGAGAAGGGGAGCATGGAGATCATAGGCGCTTATCACAGCCATCCCCTAGTAAAGCCCCTTCCATCCGAGATCGATGAGGAGAGGGCCCATCCAGGCTTCCTCTACGTGATAATCTCAGTTCCCAGGGTCAGGATCGGGGCCTTCATCTGGGAGGAGGGGAGGGGATTCAGAGAGTTGCCGGTCAGAATCGGGGAGGGTCCTTTTATCTGAGACCCTCCCAGCGCACCGATGAAGGTTGATCCGTTTCTGGTCGAGAGGTTCATGGGTAAGTACGAGCACGATGTCGAGCTGAACTTGGCCGAGACGTGCGTGAAGCCCTTCTCTTTGGGGGAGTTCCTGAGGTTCGTCGGCAGGGAGGATTATTTGAAGGAGCTGAAGGACCTTCTCCTGACCTATGGGTTACGTGGAGGGACTTCCCGATCTTAGGGAGAAGATCTCCCGTCTGTACCGCGACTTGAGCCCTGAGGGAGTGCTCATATCCAGAGGAGCCATAGACGCAAACTTTCTCGTCTTCTTCATCCTCGTCGAGCCGAGTGATAAGGTAGTATCGATCTTCCCGGCTTACCAGCAACTCTACAGCCTGCCTAAGGCATTCGGTGCTGAGATAAGGCTGCTACGCCTGAGAGAGGAGGACTCCTGGTATCCCGACTTCGAGGAGTTGTCAAGGCTGGCTGAGGGAGCGAAGATTGTGGTGGTAAACAACCCTCACAATCCCACCGGCCTCCTGCCGGATCGGGAGGATCTGTCCCGTGTATGCGAGATAGCCTAGAGGTATGGAGCTTACGTGCTGGCCGACGAGTCCTATCACGGGCTGAACATATTCGGCGATGAGGTTCCCTCCATGCTCGACCTCTGCGACAGGGCCATCGTTGCTAGGTCCTTCTCCAAGTCCCTGTCGCTGACTGGTCTCAGGCTCGGTTGGATAGCCACAAGGGATGAGGAGGTGATGAAGGAGCTTATGTCCCACAGGGATTACACGACCATAAGCGTCAGTATCCTCCTCGAACATCTCGCCCTACTTGCCTTGGAGAATGTGGAGAGGATCTACGAGAGGAATTTGGGGATAGTCAGGAGGAACTTCGAGATACTGAAGGGTTGG includes the following:
- a CDS encoding M67 family metallopeptidase produces the protein MEVFIPKRVRDSIVSHALSEYPREACGLLAGEKVRGEGFSIKRAYRAKNISDTPLRYEIDPEDMYRAFLEAEKGSMEIIGAYHSHPLVKPLPSEIDEERAHPGFLYVIISVPRVRIGAFIWEEGRGFRELPVRIGEGPFI